The Micromonospora sp. NBC_01740 genome includes a window with the following:
- the mscL gene encoding large conductance mechanosensitive channel protein MscL, with product MLKGFKDFIMRGNVVDLAVGVVIGAAFTGVVTQLTKSFLEPLIRVFVLLITGSDKGLAGTAPMFRGIAFDWIAFVNALITFLLTAGALYFLVVYPMNKLAERRKRGEEPPPKAPSEEVRLLTEIRDALVAAGHTTPGQRRGALDDVLGRREEPPTGR from the coding sequence ATGCTCAAGGGCTTCAAAGACTTCATCATGCGCGGCAACGTCGTCGACCTGGCGGTCGGTGTCGTCATCGGCGCCGCGTTCACGGGCGTGGTCACCCAGCTCACCAAGTCGTTCCTGGAACCGCTGATCCGGGTCTTCGTGCTGCTCATCACGGGCAGCGACAAGGGCCTGGCCGGCACTGCCCCGATGTTCCGCGGCATCGCCTTCGACTGGATCGCGTTCGTGAACGCGCTGATCACGTTCCTGCTCACCGCGGGGGCGCTCTACTTCCTGGTCGTCTACCCGATGAACAAGCTGGCCGAGCGGCGCAAGCGGGGCGAGGAGCCGCCGCCGAAGGCGCCGAGCGAGGAGGTCCGGCTGCTCACCGAGATCCGTGACGCCCTGGTCGCCGCCGGCCACACCACCCCCGGGCAGCGGCGCGGCGCGCTCGACGACGTGCTCGGCCGCCGGGAGGAACCGCCCACCGGGCGCTGA
- a CDS encoding PadR family transcriptional regulator, with protein MDSDRRGQWLRGVLDLCVLALLREGESYGYQLAQALEAAGIGPIQGGTLYPVLLRLQRTGLVTAEWREGASGPARKYYRITDSGRATLRQGGSAWLAFVAPVTGLVTKGVDG; from the coding sequence GTGGATTCCGACCGGCGCGGGCAGTGGCTGCGCGGGGTGCTCGACCTCTGCGTCCTGGCCCTGCTGCGCGAGGGCGAGTCCTACGGCTACCAGCTCGCCCAGGCGCTGGAGGCCGCCGGCATCGGGCCGATCCAGGGCGGCACGCTCTATCCGGTGCTGCTGCGCCTGCAACGCACCGGCCTGGTCACCGCCGAGTGGCGGGAGGGCGCGTCCGGTCCGGCCCGCAAGTACTACCGGATCACCGACAGCGGGCGGGCGACCCTGCGCCAGGGCGGCAGCGCCTGGCTCGCGTTCGTCGCCCCGGTGACCGGCCTCGTCACGAAGGGGGTCGACGGATGA
- a CDS encoding DUF1772 domain-containing protein — MTARWTGAHGGERLGHGPEGQRPVDWWDDTGGPVLVWTVAVLACYLVTVGVTTRLNVPLNDRLEAAGPARLTAGRAGPAVSPPAPTRQAWAGRRGGTVPV, encoded by the coding sequence GTGACAGCCCGGTGGACGGGTGCTCATGGGGGCGAGCGGCTCGGCCATGGGCCGGAGGGGCAGCGCCCGGTTGACTGGTGGGACGACACGGGCGGCCCCGTCCTCGTCTGGACCGTCGCCGTGCTGGCCTGCTACCTGGTCACCGTCGGGGTGACCACGCGCCTCAACGTGCCGCTGAACGACCGGCTGGAGGCCGCCGGCCCGGCGCGGCTGACCGCCGGCCGGGCCGGGCCGGCCGTGTCGCCGCCCGCACCGACGCGGCAGGCATGGGCGGGTCGGCGTGGGGGAACCGTGCCCGTATGA
- a CDS encoding NAD-dependent epimerase/dehydratase family protein produces MRIVVVGATGNAGTALLRRLRRERGVELAGVARRLPGPDCGEPYDQVEWHSCDVGLPGAADQLAEVFAGADAVVHLAWQIQPSHDQRVLHRTNVGGSAAVIDAVVRAGVPALVYASSVGVYAPGPKDHPVSERWPATGVPGSSYSRDKAEVEALLDRAEREHPGLRVVRLRPGLNFQRAAATEITRYFLGPFAPVRLLRFGRIPLVPTNPRLRMQAVHTDDVADAYARAVLGDARGAFNVAADPVLTPELVARHFHGWTVPVAAPVLRVAAALTWRARLQPIDAGWVELALHAPLMSSERAETELGWHPRHDALSALKELFAGMADRAHTASPPMSAARHLPGRPTALLRGRAAGHGNPY; encoded by the coding sequence ATGCGGATCGTGGTGGTGGGGGCGACCGGCAACGCGGGCACCGCCCTGTTGCGCCGGCTGCGGCGGGAACGCGGAGTGGAACTCGCCGGGGTGGCCCGCCGGCTGCCCGGGCCGGACTGCGGCGAGCCGTACGATCAGGTGGAGTGGCACTCCTGCGACGTCGGCCTGCCCGGCGCGGCCGACCAGCTCGCCGAGGTCTTCGCCGGCGCCGACGCGGTGGTGCACCTGGCCTGGCAGATCCAGCCCAGCCACGACCAGCGGGTGCTGCACCGGACCAACGTGGGCGGCAGCGCGGCCGTGATCGACGCCGTGGTCCGCGCCGGCGTGCCGGCCCTGGTGTACGCGTCGTCGGTAGGCGTCTACGCGCCCGGCCCGAAGGACCACCCGGTCTCCGAGCGCTGGCCGGCGACCGGGGTGCCCGGCTCGTCGTACAGCCGGGACAAGGCCGAGGTGGAGGCGCTGCTCGACCGGGCCGAGCGCGAGCACCCGGGGCTGCGGGTGGTGCGGCTGCGGCCCGGCCTGAACTTCCAGCGGGCGGCGGCCACCGAGATCACCCGCTACTTCCTCGGCCCGTTCGCGCCCGTCCGGCTGCTGCGCTTCGGCCGGATCCCGCTCGTGCCGACGAACCCTCGGCTGCGGATGCAGGCGGTGCACACCGACGACGTCGCCGACGCGTACGCCCGGGCGGTCCTGGGCGACGCGCGCGGCGCGTTCAACGTCGCCGCGGACCCGGTGCTGACCCCGGAGCTGGTGGCCCGGCACTTCCACGGCTGGACGGTGCCCGTCGCCGCCCCGGTGCTGCGCGTCGCCGCCGCCCTGACCTGGCGGGCGCGGCTGCAACCGATCGACGCCGGCTGGGTGGAGCTGGCGCTGCACGCGCCGCTGATGTCGAGCGAGCGCGCCGAGACGGAGCTGGGCTGGCATCCGCGCCACGACGCGCTCAGCGCGCTGAAGGAACTCTTCGCCGGCATGGCCGACCGGGCGCACACCGCCAGCCCGCCGATGTCGGCGGCGCGCCACCTCCCGGGCCGCCCCACCGCCCTGCTCCGCGGTCGCGCCGCCGGCCACGGCAACCCCTACTGA
- a CDS encoding PP2C family protein-serine/threonine phosphatase codes for MTLILRSAILNDIGLVRTNNEDSALAGDRLVAVADGMGGLPAGEVASEIVIRILDELSPPTAPDEAAAALRAVVSTANRRIHAAITVDPARDGMGTTLTAALLAGDALVLAQVGDSRCYLLRNGELTQLTRDDTFVQALVDQGALSPEQARHHPQRSLVTRAVQGSDTPPAVGVLTVVAGDRLLLCSDGLSDYVEDGTIAATLITYGDRHHCGEQLVKLAHQAGAPDNVTVVVSDVVAG; via the coding sequence ATGACGCTGATCCTCCGCTCGGCCATCCTCAACGACATCGGCCTGGTTCGCACCAACAACGAGGACTCCGCCCTCGCCGGTGACCGCCTCGTCGCGGTCGCGGACGGCATGGGCGGCCTGCCCGCGGGCGAGGTGGCGAGCGAGATCGTCATCCGCATCCTGGACGAGCTGAGCCCGCCGACCGCCCCCGACGAGGCGGCCGCGGCGCTGCGCGCCGTGGTGAGCACCGCCAACCGGCGCATCCACGCCGCCATCACCGTCGACCCGGCGCGCGACGGCATGGGTACGACGCTGACCGCCGCCCTGCTCGCCGGGGACGCGCTGGTGCTGGCCCAGGTGGGTGACTCCCGCTGCTACCTGCTGCGCAACGGGGAGCTGACCCAGCTCACCCGCGACGACACCTTCGTCCAGGCGCTGGTGGACCAGGGGGCGCTCTCGCCGGAGCAGGCACGGCACCACCCGCAGCGGTCCCTGGTGACCCGGGCGGTGCAGGGCTCGGACACTCCCCCGGCGGTCGGGGTGCTCACGGTGGTCGCCGGCGACCGGCTGCTGCTGTGCAGCGACGGGCTCTCCGACTACGTCGAGGACGGGACGATCGCCGCGACGCTGATCACGTACGGTGACCGTCACCACTGCGGCGAGCAGCTCGTCAAGCTCGCCCACCAGGCCGGCGCGCCGGACAACGTGACCGTCGTGGTCTCGGACGTCGTCGCCGGCTGA
- a CDS encoding benzoate/H(+) symporter BenE family transporter — protein MAGRSQPVLAGVVTALVGFASSFTVVLAGLRAVGASDAQAASGLLAVCVAAGISAVWLGLRHRIPMSVAWSTPGAALLVATGTVPGGWPVAVGAFLVSGALIVAAGLFPALGRAVAAIPRPIAGAMLAGVLLPLCTAPVRALVEVPRLAVPVVLAWLLLHRFARRWAVPGALVVAVAAIALTTPVSGLGGARLLPAVELTAPAWNLSAMVGLALPLFLVTMAAQNVPGMAVLVGYGYRPPFGAALRATGLTTVLAAPAGGHAVNLAAITAALAAGPDAHPDPERRWIASVTAGTGLALLGLGAGAATALVALAPPVLIEAVAGLALLGALATALTSALAEPADREAAVVTFVVTASGVTLLGVGGAFWGLVAGGVMLLLFRHRSGGLAAAEPGAAGPASTGPDSVAVASSPSGGRAGGT, from the coding sequence ATGGCGGGACGGTCGCAACCGGTGCTGGCGGGTGTGGTGACCGCGCTGGTCGGGTTCGCCAGCTCGTTCACGGTGGTGCTGGCCGGCCTGCGGGCCGTCGGCGCCTCGGACGCACAGGCCGCCTCCGGGCTGCTGGCGGTGTGCGTGGCCGCCGGGATCTCCGCCGTCTGGCTGGGCCTGCGGCACCGGATCCCGATGAGTGTCGCGTGGTCCACCCCCGGCGCGGCGCTGCTGGTCGCCACCGGCACGGTGCCCGGCGGTTGGCCCGTCGCCGTCGGGGCGTTCCTCGTCTCGGGCGCGCTGATCGTGGCCGCCGGGCTGTTCCCCGCCCTCGGGCGGGCCGTCGCGGCGATCCCCCGGCCGATCGCGGGCGCGATGCTCGCCGGGGTCCTGCTGCCGCTCTGCACCGCCCCCGTCCGCGCGCTGGTCGAGGTGCCCCGGCTGGCCGTCCCCGTGGTGCTGGCCTGGCTGCTGCTGCACCGGTTCGCCCGCCGGTGGGCGGTGCCGGGCGCGCTGGTCGTCGCGGTGGCGGCGATCGCGCTGACCACCCCGGTCTCCGGGCTCGGTGGCGCGCGGCTGCTGCCCGCGGTCGAGCTGACCGCGCCGGCCTGGAACCTCTCCGCGATGGTGGGCCTCGCGTTGCCGCTCTTCCTGGTCACCATGGCCGCGCAGAACGTACCGGGGATGGCGGTGCTGGTCGGCTACGGCTACCGGCCGCCCTTCGGCGCCGCGCTGCGCGCCACGGGACTGACCACCGTGCTCGCCGCGCCCGCCGGCGGGCACGCGGTCAACCTCGCCGCGATCACCGCCGCCCTGGCCGCCGGCCCGGACGCCCACCCCGACCCGGAGCGCCGCTGGATCGCCTCGGTCACCGCCGGGACCGGGCTGGCCCTGCTGGGGCTGGGCGCCGGTGCGGCCACCGCGCTGGTCGCGCTCGCCCCGCCGGTGCTGATCGAGGCGGTCGCCGGGCTGGCGCTGCTCGGCGCGCTGGCCACCGCGCTCACCTCGGCGCTGGCGGAACCGGCGGACCGGGAGGCCGCCGTGGTCACCTTCGTGGTCACCGCCTCCGGGGTGACCCTGCTCGGCGTGGGCGGCGCGTTCTGGGGCCTGGTCGCGGGCGGGGTGATGCTCCTGCTCTTCCGCCACCGCTCCGGCGGGCTGGCTGCGGCCGAACCGGGTGCGGCTGGGCCGGCTTCGACAGGACCGGATTCCGTCGCGGTCGCCTCGTCGCCGAGTGGCGGCCGGGCCGGCGGCACCTGA
- a CDS encoding GNAT family N-acetyltransferase, which translates to MTVRRVNAEERLSTSFALGAYAFEASPRSVARAEEFRGYLPYNKGNRTLVVEEGGTTLAAASAIPMRQNLRGEVLPMAGVAGVASHPLARRQGHVRTLMHQLLDEMRDEGHQLSALYPFRPSFYARFGYVGLPKPRTVTFSPADLGELLGADLPGEVGWERIGEGYRDWRAFTERCLNERHGFAIFPGYRDVGLRDRDEHWLLTARTGGTVTGAVLYRIDDHGGTLAAGDLLAADPLARALMLQFFGRHVDQVERVTVQVPVDEVPELWLTDLAVHVEARVARPSYAAPMARLLSIDALAGLPVGPGRVRVELTGDRWLTGSYLLDGTTGALELVTGAAATAGSPPTATLTAAGLSALAYGVLDPVEVGLRGLGDVSTDAAAELRRLFPRQNPYVFADF; encoded by the coding sequence ATGACCGTCCGCCGGGTGAACGCCGAAGAAAGACTGTCCACCAGCTTCGCGCTCGGCGCGTACGCCTTCGAGGCGTCGCCGCGCAGCGTGGCCCGGGCGGAGGAGTTCCGCGGCTACCTGCCCTACAACAAGGGCAACCGGACGCTGGTCGTCGAGGAGGGCGGCACCACGCTGGCCGCCGCCTCGGCCATCCCGATGCGGCAGAACCTGCGCGGCGAGGTGCTGCCGATGGCCGGCGTCGCCGGGGTGGCGAGCCATCCGCTGGCCCGCCGGCAGGGGCACGTACGCACGCTGATGCACCAACTCCTCGACGAGATGCGCGACGAGGGGCACCAGTTGAGCGCGCTCTACCCGTTCCGGCCGTCGTTCTACGCCCGGTTCGGCTACGTGGGGCTGCCGAAGCCGCGTACGGTCACGTTCTCGCCGGCCGACCTGGGCGAGCTGCTCGGCGCCGACCTGCCCGGCGAGGTGGGCTGGGAGCGGATCGGCGAGGGTTACCGGGACTGGCGCGCGTTCACCGAGCGGTGCCTGAACGAGCGGCACGGCTTCGCGATCTTCCCCGGCTACCGGGACGTGGGGTTGCGCGACCGCGACGAGCACTGGCTGCTGACGGCCCGCACGGGCGGTACGGTCACCGGCGCGGTGCTCTACCGCATCGACGACCACGGCGGCACGCTCGCCGCCGGCGACCTGCTCGCCGCCGATCCGCTCGCCCGGGCACTCATGTTGCAGTTCTTCGGGCGGCACGTCGACCAGGTGGAGCGGGTGACTGTGCAGGTGCCCGTCGACGAGGTGCCGGAGCTGTGGCTGACCGATCTGGCCGTGCACGTCGAGGCGCGGGTGGCCCGACCGAGTTACGCCGCGCCGATGGCCCGGCTGCTGTCGATCGACGCGCTGGCCGGGCTGCCCGTCGGGCCGGGCCGGGTGCGGGTGGAGCTGACCGGCGACCGGTGGCTGACCGGGTCGTACCTGCTGGACGGCACGACCGGCGCGCTGGAGCTGGTCACCGGGGCCGCCGCCACCGCCGGCTCGCCGCCGACCGCCACGCTGACGGCCGCCGGCCTCTCCGCCCTGGCGTACGGGGTCCTGGATCCGGTCGAGGTGGGCCTGCGAGGGCTGGGCGACGTGTCGACGGACGCGGCGGCGGAACTGCGCCGCCTCTTCCCCCGCCAGAACCCGTACGTCTTCGCCGACTTCTGA
- a CDS encoding ATP-binding cassette domain-containing protein: MNADEWLRVFAAELDRRRVRADAARHVVAEAATHLRDSGGDPWAVFGRPQDYAAAIVETIGTSPAARPGPVRLHARGITKRYGRRTVLRDASLTVRAGQIAAVIGANGCGKSTFLRVCAGLVSPDAGDVTVSGRVGYCPQQGGTADFLLPDEHFVLVGAGRGVARGPARRAGRAAARHLGWEADGDVLARNLSGGTRQKLNLTMSTLSEPDVLLLDEPYQGFDQGTYVNFWDQLARLRDEGRAIVVVTHLLNQLDRVDLVLDLTPATQGGRA, translated from the coding sequence ATGAACGCCGACGAGTGGCTGCGGGTGTTCGCGGCCGAGTTGGACCGGCGCCGGGTCCGGGCGGACGCCGCCCGGCACGTGGTCGCCGAGGCCGCCACGCACCTGCGCGACAGCGGGGGCGACCCGTGGGCCGTCTTCGGCCGGCCGCAGGACTACGCCGCCGCGATCGTCGAGACCATCGGCACCTCGCCCGCCGCGCGTCCCGGACCGGTCCGGCTGCACGCCCGGGGCATCACCAAGCGGTACGGGCGACGCACCGTCCTGCGCGACGCGTCCCTGACCGTCCGGGCCGGACAGATCGCCGCCGTGATCGGGGCGAACGGCTGCGGCAAGAGCACCTTCCTGCGCGTCTGCGCCGGGCTGGTCTCCCCCGACGCCGGGGACGTGACCGTCTCCGGCCGGGTCGGCTACTGCCCCCAGCAGGGCGGCACCGCCGACTTCCTGCTGCCCGACGAGCACTTCGTGCTGGTCGGCGCCGGCCGGGGCGTGGCCCGGGGGCCGGCCCGCCGCGCCGGTCGGGCGGCGGCCCGCCACCTCGGCTGGGAGGCCGACGGCGACGTCCTCGCCCGCAACCTCTCCGGCGGCACCCGGCAGAAGCTGAACCTGACCATGTCCACCCTCAGCGAGCCGGACGTGCTGCTGCTCGACGAGCCCTACCAGGGCTTCGACCAGGGCACGTACGTCAACTTCTGGGACCAGCTCGCCCGGCTGCGCGACGAGGGCCGGGCGATCGTCGTGGTGACCCACCTGCTCAACCAGCTCGACCGGGTCGACCTGGTGCTCGACCTGACCCCGGCCACCCAGGGAGGGCGTGCGTGA
- a CDS encoding FadR/GntR family transcriptional regulator, giving the protein MPPSVDSAAAPPRGHRVRQTIAQLRERILGGEWPVGGRIPTEPQLVAALGVGRNTVREAVRALVHAGVLECRQGSGTYVVSTDELAPVVARRLTADRMAEVVEVRRAFEVEAARLAALRRTAEDLAALDGALAAREAAWRDGRFDEFVAADAALHTAVVAAAHNGMLAELYASVGAALHSTIAQSMGGALEPERYVDHSRLVEAIRAGDPGRAAIEAGAFLEPSPGA; this is encoded by the coding sequence GTGCCACCGTCGGTTGATTCCGCCGCCGCGCCGCCCAGGGGCCACCGGGTGCGGCAGACCATCGCCCAGCTCAGGGAGCGGATCCTCGGCGGCGAGTGGCCGGTCGGCGGGCGGATCCCCACCGAGCCGCAGCTGGTCGCGGCGCTCGGCGTGGGCCGCAACACGGTCCGCGAGGCGGTGCGGGCGCTGGTGCACGCCGGGGTGCTGGAGTGCCGGCAGGGCTCCGGGACGTACGTGGTGTCGACCGACGAGCTGGCCCCGGTGGTGGCCCGCCGACTCACCGCCGACCGGATGGCCGAGGTGGTCGAGGTGCGCCGCGCCTTCGAGGTGGAGGCCGCCCGGCTCGCCGCGTTGAGGCGTACGGCCGAGGACCTGGCGGCCCTGGACGGCGCGCTCGCCGCCCGCGAGGCGGCCTGGCGCGACGGCCGGTTCGACGAGTTCGTGGCGGCCGACGCGGCGCTGCACACCGCCGTGGTCGCGGCGGCGCACAACGGCATGCTCGCCGAGCTGTACGCCTCGGTCGGGGCCGCGCTGCACAGCACGATCGCCCAGTCGATGGGCGGCGCGCTGGAGCCGGAACGCTACGTCGACCACTCCCGGCTGGTCGAGGCGATCCGGGCCGGCGACCCGGGCCGCGCGGCGATCGAGGCCGGCGCTTTTCTGGAGCCCTCGCCCGGGGCATAG
- a CDS encoding helix-turn-helix domain-containing protein: MMPVSMVGRTGELVELDRAWSTVVAGRRSAPTVAVITGAAGVGKSLLVAAALDAFAPRPAVVLSGAARVHSPAPYDWLAAVLTGRDTSRLDLPADALAWLAQQPTAPRERYAPGTLLRLAVRVVRLLVGAGPAVLVVEDLHALDPASLNLVGELATAADLPALLVVASRPAEDAVAPDLAVRALARLCGVRGAVRQHLGPLLPAEVAEVLTQVYADPRPSGRLVRAVWQRTGGNPYALTELLAAHAGRGPEALLRPPPAPRPPRTASQWPVDPVDAELTGREIEVLGCLVAGMSNKQAARALGISVRTVTVHVSNLLRKTGSASRTEAAIWAVQRRLPVPTPVDG, encoded by the coding sequence ATGATGCCGGTGTCGATGGTCGGACGCACCGGCGAGCTGGTCGAGCTCGACCGGGCGTGGTCCACCGTGGTCGCCGGCCGACGGTCCGCGCCGACCGTCGCGGTGATCACCGGAGCCGCCGGGGTGGGCAAGTCCCTGCTGGTCGCGGCCGCCCTCGACGCGTTCGCCCCCCGACCGGCGGTGGTGCTCTCCGGCGCCGCCCGCGTGCACAGCCCCGCCCCGTACGACTGGCTGGCCGCCGTTCTCACGGGCCGGGACACGAGCCGGCTCGACCTGCCGGCGGACGCGCTGGCCTGGCTCGCCCAGCAGCCGACCGCGCCGCGCGAGCGCTACGCGCCGGGCACCCTGCTCCGCCTCGCGGTGCGGGTCGTCCGGCTGCTCGTCGGCGCCGGCCCGGCCGTACTGGTGGTGGAGGACCTGCACGCCCTCGACCCGGCCAGCCTGAACCTGGTCGGCGAGCTGGCGACCGCCGCCGACCTGCCGGCGCTGCTGGTGGTGGCGAGCCGGCCCGCCGAGGACGCCGTCGCGCCGGACCTCGCGGTCCGCGCCCTGGCCCGGCTCTGCGGCGTCCGGGGCGCCGTCCGCCAACACCTCGGACCGCTGCTCCCGGCCGAGGTCGCCGAGGTGCTGACCCAGGTGTACGCGGACCCGCGCCCGTCCGGCCGGCTGGTGCGCGCCGTCTGGCAGCGCACCGGCGGCAACCCGTACGCGCTGACCGAACTGCTCGCCGCCCACGCCGGCCGAGGGCCCGAGGCGCTGCTCCGCCCGCCACCCGCCCCGCGCCCGCCGAGGACGGCGTCGCAGTGGCCGGTGGATCCGGTGGACGCCGAGCTGACCGGGCGGGAGATCGAGGTGCTGGGCTGCCTGGTCGCCGGGATGTCCAACAAGCAGGCGGCGCGGGCCCTCGGCATCTCGGTGCGGACGGTCACCGTGCACGTGTCCAACCTGCTGCGCAAGACCGGGTCGGCGTCGCGTACGGAGGCGGCGATCTGGGCGGTGCAGCGGCGGCTGCCGGTGCCGACCCCCGTCGACGGCTGA
- a CDS encoding helix-turn-helix domain-containing protein, which produces MSLSALARLAGVGKATLSGLENGTRNPTLETLYAITAQLGVPLTAVLSGPAAGPVVRGAAVSAILLEVFEDSDATYELYRMLVAPGPEQLSPAHQRGVTEHVTVFSGVLRAGPVDAPLTAAAGGHLRWTSDVPHVYAAVGDEEVAASLLLRYPRP; this is translated from the coding sequence ATGTCGCTGTCCGCCCTCGCCCGGCTCGCCGGGGTGGGCAAGGCGACCCTCTCCGGCCTGGAGAACGGCACCCGCAACCCGACCCTGGAGACGCTCTACGCGATCACCGCGCAGCTCGGCGTACCGCTGACGGCCGTGCTCTCCGGCCCGGCGGCCGGGCCGGTCGTCCGCGGCGCCGCGGTCAGCGCCATCCTGCTGGAGGTCTTCGAGGACAGCGACGCCACCTACGAGCTGTACCGGATGCTGGTCGCGCCCGGTCCGGAGCAGCTCTCCCCCGCCCACCAGAGGGGGGTCACCGAGCACGTCACCGTCTTCTCGGGCGTGCTGCGCGCCGGCCCGGTCGACGCGCCGCTGACCGCCGCCGCCGGCGGGCACCTGCGCTGGACGTCCGACGTGCCGCACGTGTACGCCGCCGTCGGCGACGAGGAGGTCGCCGCCAGCCTCCTGCTGCGCTACCCCCGCCCCTGA
- a CDS encoding M23 family metallopeptidase: protein MTRVSAWGRLRAIGVAAGVLLGIAVVPAQPASAQTGAMIQPVGGRVTGVLANRCGATDSDHYGVDIAGNSGMAIGAAYPGTVAFAGWTSGGGNMVTLSHAGGYQTRYLHMVGAASVAVGQQVGQGQVLGHVGSTGNSTGPHLHFEIRRHGAVYDIRPAYVCGGTVTKGAPINLPFADLTPVNAVPDRVLVVCTDGTLAAKESLNGTVHELKTNVTRVSADRDRVAVISTNGAAEVKAGGLTAGWVTLFHNARDVVVDGDRYVVLGTDGRAWAKDGLYSANWAHISSNTTVIDAADGRIGVIENGVAKVKEGPINASWHTVAASATDLSLDGARIGVVEGGTAKVKEGPLNAAWVNQAAGRQVVVEGYRIAVRDDSGNAYVKAGPLNGSWDHVATGATDLDVAGNRIAVVSGGWARVKEPNLNSYWVDVVVNARQVALANQ from the coding sequence GTGACCAGAGTGAGCGCGTGGGGTCGACTGCGGGCGATCGGAGTAGCGGCAGGAGTCCTGCTCGGAATCGCGGTCGTTCCGGCGCAGCCGGCGTCCGCGCAGACCGGGGCGATGATCCAGCCGGTGGGTGGGCGGGTCACGGGGGTGCTCGCGAACAGGTGTGGTGCCACCGACAGCGATCACTACGGGGTGGACATCGCGGGCAACAGCGGGATGGCGATCGGTGCGGCGTATCCGGGCACGGTGGCCTTCGCGGGTTGGACCTCGGGTGGGGGCAACATGGTGACGCTGTCGCACGCCGGTGGTTACCAGACCCGGTACCTGCACATGGTGGGGGCGGCGTCGGTCGCCGTGGGGCAGCAGGTCGGGCAGGGGCAGGTGCTCGGGCACGTCGGCAGCACGGGCAACTCCACGGGCCCGCACCTGCACTTCGAGATCCGCCGCCACGGCGCGGTGTACGACATCCGCCCGGCGTACGTCTGCGGCGGCACGGTCACCAAGGGCGCCCCGATCAACCTCCCGTTCGCCGACCTGACGCCGGTCAACGCCGTTCCCGACCGGGTCCTGGTGGTGTGCACCGACGGGACGCTCGCGGCCAAGGAGTCGCTGAACGGGACCGTGCACGAACTCAAGACCAACGTCACCAGGGTCTCCGCCGACCGCGACCGCGTCGCCGTGATCAGCACGAACGGGGCCGCCGAGGTGAAGGCCGGCGGCCTCACCGCCGGCTGGGTGACGCTGTTCCACAACGCCAGGGACGTCGTCGTCGACGGTGACCGCTACGTCGTGCTCGGCACCGACGGCAGGGCCTGGGCCAAGGACGGCCTCTACAGCGCCAACTGGGCCCACATCTCGAGCAACACGACCGTGATCGACGCGGCCGACGGTCGGATCGGGGTCATCGAGAACGGCGTCGCGAAGGTCAAGGAGGGGCCGATCAACGCGTCCTGGCACACCGTCGCGGCCAGCGCGACCGACCTCTCCCTCGACGGGGCCCGGATCGGCGTCGTCGAGGGCGGCACGGCCAAGGTCAAGGAAGGGCCGCTCAACGCGGCCTGGGTGAACCAGGCCGCGGGCCGGCAGGTCGTCGTCGAGGGCTACCGGATCGCCGTACGGGACGACAGCGGCAACGCCTACGTGAAGGCCGGCCCGCTCAACGGGAGCTGGGACCACGTCGCCACCGGCGCCACGGATCTCGACGTCGCCGGCAACCGGATCGCCGTGGTGTCCGGCGGCTGGGCCCGGGTGAAGGAACCGAACCTGAACTCGTACTGGGTGGACGTCGTCGTCAACGCCCGGCAGGTGGCCCTCGCCAACCAGTGA